A single window of Oncorhynchus clarkii lewisi isolate Uvic-CL-2024 chromosome 10, UVic_Ocla_1.0, whole genome shotgun sequence DNA harbors:
- the LOC139418796 gene encoding leucine-rich repeat transmembrane neuronal protein 1-like → MDFLLIGLYLKWPLRKPPGLILLLWCSLGIVLKMVPSVEGVCPRLCRCDSKLLYCEGLNLTDVPRNLSSALGLSMRENNLTELREGHFAGLSQLTWLYLDHNNIDVVEEGTFDRLRRVKELDLSTNHIESLPNGTFRPLPNLRILDLSYNRLQALEPDLFHGLRKLTNLHLRYNALKFVPVRIFQDCRSMQFLDLGYNQLQSLARNSFAGLFKLTELHLEHNELVKVNLAHFPRLISLRTLYMRNNRATVVVSTLDWTWPFLEKIDLSANEIAYIEPHVFESVPNLKALMLDANRLTAMEQRILDSWSSLGSITLAGNEWECSRNVCALAQWLSAFRGQRDSQLLCSSPDVAQGEDVLDAVYAFQLCEDGIDQATTTMGWYPGYTTKDQARGGPTANPYDPPAAEGGAVVTNSFTVTVANLDDIDSTMQIHKVVTGTMALIFSFLIVVLMLYVTWKCFPAGVRQVRQCFSSHRRKQKQKQSMQQMATMSTPEYYVDYKPNHIEGALVIINEYGSCTCQQQPSRECEV, encoded by the coding sequence ATGGATTTCCTTCTAATAGGCTTGTACCTAAAGTGGCCCCTGAGGAAGCCCCCTGGGTTGATACTGTTGCTGTGGTGCTCGCTGGGCATCGTGCTCAAAATGGTCCCATCGGTGGAGGGCGTCTGCCCCCGTCTATGCCGCTGCGACAGCAAGCTGCTCTACTGCGAGGGGCTCAATCTCACCGACGTTCCACGCAACCTGAGCAGCGCACTGGGCCTGTCCATGCGCGAGAACAACCTGACGGAGCTGCGCGAGGGCCACTTTGCTGGCCTGTCGCAGCTCACCTGGCTCTACTTGGATCATAACAACATCGACGTGGTGGAGGAGGGCACCTTCGACAGGCTGCGCCGGGTCAAGGAGCTCGACCTGAGCACCAACCATATCGAGAGCCTGCCCAACGGCACCTTCAGGCCCCTCCCCAACCTGCGCATCCTGGACCTATCGTACAACAGGCTGCAGGCGCTGGAACCCGACCTGTTCCACGGCCTGAGAAAGCTAACCAATTTGCATTTGCGCTACAACGCCCTCAAGTTTGTCCCAGTGAGGATCTTCCAGGACTGCCGGAGCATGCAGTTCCTGGACCTGGGCTACAACCAGCTTCAGAGCCTGGCGCGGAACTCCTTCGCCGGGCTCTTCAAGCTCACCGAGCTGCACCTGGAGCACAACGAGCTGGTCAAAGTCAACCTGGCCCACTTCCCCCGCCTCATCTCGCTGCGCACGCTCTACATGCGCAACAACCGGGCTACCGTTGTGGTCAGCACCCTGGACTGGACCTGGCCCTTCCTGGAGAAGATTGACCTGTCGGCCAATGAGATCGCATACATTGAGCCACACGTCTTCGAGAGCGTGCCCAACCTCAAGGCCCTCATGCTGGACGCCAACCGGCTGACGGCCATGGAGCAGCGCATCCTGGATTCATGGTCATCCCTGGGCAGCATCACTTTGGCAGGCAATGAGTGGGAATGCAGCCGCAACGTGTGCGCCCTGGCCCAGTGGCTGAGCGCCTTCCGGGGCCAGCGGGACAGCCAGCTACTGTGTTCCAGCCCGGACGTAGCACAGGGCGAGGACGTACTGGACGCCGTATACGCCTTCCAGCTGTGCGAGGACGGCATCGACCAGGCCACCACGACTATGGGATGGTACCCCGGCTACACCACCAAGGACCAGGCCCGGGGAGGCCCCACGGCCAACCCCTACGATCCACCAGCCGCCGAGGGCGGCGCAGTGGTCACCAATTCCTTCACCGTGACCGTGGCTAACCTCGACGACATAGACAGCACCATGCAGATCCACAAGGTGGTGACGGGCACCATGGCGCTCATCTTCTCCTTCCTCATTGTGGTGCTGATGCTCTACGTGACCTGGAAGTGTTTCCCGGCGGGCGTGCGGCAGGTGCGTCAGTGCTTCAGCAGCCATCGGCGCAAGCAGAAGCAGAAGCAGAGCATGCAGCAGATGGCCACCATGTCCACGCCGGAGTACTACGTCGACTACAAGCCCAACCACATCGAGGGGGCCCTGGTCATCATCAACGAGTACGGCTCCTGCACCTGCCAGCAGCAGCCCTCCCGGGAGTGTGAGGTCTGA